Proteins encoded by one window of Micromonospora coxensis:
- a CDS encoding CBS domain-containing protein, with the protein MRTWQVQDVMTTEVAAVREGAAYREIVDLLTGRHVTAVPVVDGARRVLGVVSEADLLHKVELLGRPHERRIFPSRHDGEARAKAGATLAADLMTTPPVCVSPDTTVTEAARIMDRRQVKRLPVTDDLGRLVGIVTRGDLLRVHLRPDADIRRDVVGDVLRRVLGVADDTVDVTVHGGVVTLTGQLDRWSSVHLALRLTARVSGVVEVVDALGYAIDDAPLGALRVAAGSTDHA; encoded by the coding sequence ATGCGGACGTGGCAGGTGCAGGACGTGATGACGACGGAGGTCGCGGCGGTCCGGGAGGGTGCCGCGTACCGCGAGATCGTGGACCTGCTGACCGGCCGGCACGTCACCGCGGTGCCGGTGGTGGACGGCGCCCGGCGGGTGCTCGGCGTGGTCTCCGAGGCCGACCTGCTGCACAAGGTCGAGCTGCTGGGCCGCCCGCACGAGCGGCGGATCTTCCCCAGCCGGCACGACGGGGAGGCCCGGGCCAAGGCCGGGGCGACCCTGGCCGCCGATCTGATGACCACTCCGCCGGTCTGCGTCTCCCCCGACACCACGGTCACCGAGGCGGCCCGGATCATGGACCGCCGCCAGGTCAAACGGCTCCCGGTGACCGACGACCTGGGCCGGCTGGTCGGCATCGTGACCCGGGGCGACCTGCTCCGGGTGCACCTGCGCCCGGACGCCGACATCCGCCGGGACGTGGTCGGCGACGTGCTGCGCCGGGTCCTCGGCGTCGCCGACGACACGGTCGACGTGACCGTCCACGGTGGCGTGGTGACCCTCACCGGCCAGCTCGACCGTTGGTCGAGCGTACACCTGGCGCTGCGCCTGACCGCGCGGGTCAGCGGCGTGGTCGAGGTGGTCGACGCGCTCGGGTACGCGATCGACGACGCGCCGCTGGGCGCGCTGCGGGTCGCCGCCGGCTCCACCGACCACGCCTGA
- a CDS encoding class I SAM-dependent methyltransferase has protein sequence MANPTRWATETGPGHSQWYIDRFRKLAADGADLAGEARLVDATVAPGSRILDAGCGTGRVGAALAARGHRVVGVDADPALVEAARADHPGPRWLVGDLAELDLAAAGEPEPFDAAVVAGNVMAFVAPGTEQAVLSRIAAHLRPDGVVLVGFGTDRGYRIEDFDADAVAARLRPEQRFATWDLRPWRDDADFAVTVLRKPAQ, from the coding sequence ATGGCCAACCCCACCCGCTGGGCGACCGAGACCGGTCCCGGGCACTCGCAGTGGTACATCGACCGTTTCCGCAAGCTCGCCGCCGACGGCGCGGACCTCGCCGGCGAGGCCCGCCTGGTCGACGCGACCGTGGCGCCCGGCTCGCGGATCCTCGACGCCGGCTGCGGCACCGGCCGGGTCGGAGCGGCGCTGGCCGCACGGGGTCACCGGGTCGTCGGGGTGGACGCCGATCCGGCGCTGGTCGAAGCCGCCCGGGCCGACCACCCGGGCCCGCGCTGGCTGGTCGGTGACCTCGCCGAACTGGACCTGGCCGCGGCCGGCGAGCCGGAGCCGTTCGACGCGGCCGTGGTCGCCGGCAACGTGATGGCCTTCGTCGCCCCCGGCACCGAGCAGGCCGTGCTGTCCCGGATCGCCGCGCACCTGCGCCCGGACGGGGTGGTACTGGTCGGTTTCGGCACCGACCGGGGCTACCGGATCGAGGACTTCGACGCGGACGCCGTCGCCGCCCGGCTGCGCCCCGAGCAGCGCTTCGCCACCTGGGACCTGCGCCCGTGGCGCGACGACGCCGACTTCGCCGTCACCGTGCTGCGCAAGCCCGCGCAGTGA
- a CDS encoding ArsR/SmtB family transcription factor, whose amino-acid sequence MPKQALPLTVADLNGETPCCPPLAQGRVPAETAAILAPAFKALGDPVRLRLMSMIASAEDGEACVCDLTPAFDLTGPTISHHLRTLREAGLVDAERRGTWVYYRARPGILRQLAALLTVEPAVGS is encoded by the coding sequence ATGCCGAAACAAGCGCTGCCGCTCACCGTCGCCGACCTGAACGGGGAGACGCCCTGCTGCCCGCCCCTGGCGCAGGGTCGCGTGCCGGCCGAGACCGCCGCGATCCTCGCCCCCGCGTTCAAGGCGCTCGGCGACCCGGTACGGCTGCGGCTGATGTCGATGATCGCCTCGGCCGAGGACGGCGAGGCGTGCGTCTGCGACCTCACCCCCGCCTTCGACCTGACCGGGCCGACGATCTCCCACCACCTGCGGACGCTGCGGGAGGCGGGCCTGGTGGACGCCGAGCGGCGTGGCACCTGGGTCTACTACCGGGCCCGTCCCGGCATCCTGCGCCAGTTGGCGGCACTGCTCACCGTCGAACCGGCCGTCGGGTCGTAG
- a CDS encoding ArsR/SmtB family transcription factor — protein MGDLLDRDAARTYASWFRALADPTRVQIVEYLARHARPMSVGEIVSAVGLAQSTVSQHLKILTEVRFVLVEAVGTARHYRVNDACVGCFPSAADVVMGRPAPTPNGVC, from the coding sequence ATGGGTGACCTGCTCGACCGGGACGCGGCCCGGACGTACGCGTCCTGGTTCCGCGCCCTGGCCGACCCGACCCGGGTGCAGATCGTGGAGTACCTGGCCCGGCACGCCCGGCCGATGAGCGTGGGGGAGATCGTCTCGGCGGTCGGGCTCGCCCAGTCCACCGTCTCCCAGCACCTCAAGATCCTGACCGAGGTGCGGTTCGTGCTGGTCGAAGCGGTCGGCACGGCCCGCCACTACCGCGTCAACGACGCCTGCGTCGGCTGCTTCCCCTCCGCCGCCGACGTCGTCATGGGGCGTCCCGCCCCCACGCCGAACGGAGTCTGCTGA
- a CDS encoding MGH1-like glycoside hydrolase domain-containing protein, whose translation MSAGTAGTATGEPAPRPAGPGRRVADPAPGERIAALRRLAIATLDANWEHDHTVPSRTLYPHQWSWDSAFIAIGSAHVRPDRAWRELHTLFAAQWADGRVPHIVFNPALRVGSYFPGPQFWGSTAADGAPAVATSGIVQPPVHAQAAWLVHRRAPAEASREALRRLYPRLVAQQRYLTRRRDVGGAGLACIVHPWESGLDNSPAWDAPMDAVPADAAVMRAYRRHDTAYADAAHRPTDLDYARYVAIVDSYRAHRYRDDTLAGRHPFLVECPLFNAALGAAEHALARIAGVVGADPGPHRERAARVTEALVRRLYDPDTGTFHPRDLRTDRLLPARTVLGLMPLLLPDLPARQVEAVIVEACSPRFGLAARMERPLPTHDRTAPDFEPLRYWRGPAWMNTSWLLWRGLLTHGRRDLAAGLRESMLELVATGGCHEYFHPDTRAGLGSAAFSWTASLLLDTLAEG comes from the coding sequence ATGAGCGCCGGGACCGCCGGCACGGCGACCGGCGAGCCCGCACCCCGGCCCGCCGGGCCCGGCCGGCGCGTCGCCGACCCGGCTCCGGGGGAGCGGATCGCCGCGCTCCGCCGGCTGGCGATCGCCACCCTCGACGCGAACTGGGAGCACGACCACACCGTGCCGTCGCGCACCCTCTACCCGCACCAGTGGAGCTGGGACTCCGCGTTCATCGCGATCGGGTCGGCGCACGTACGCCCGGACCGGGCCTGGCGGGAGCTGCACACCCTGTTCGCCGCCCAGTGGGCCGACGGGCGGGTGCCGCACATCGTGTTCAACCCGGCGCTGCGGGTCGGGTCGTACTTCCCCGGTCCGCAGTTCTGGGGCTCGACCGCCGCCGACGGGGCGCCCGCCGTCGCGACCTCGGGCATCGTCCAGCCGCCGGTGCACGCCCAGGCGGCCTGGCTGGTGCACCGGCGGGCCCCCGCCGAGGCGTCGCGGGAGGCGCTGCGCCGGCTCTACCCGCGGCTGGTCGCGCAGCAGCGGTACCTGACCCGACGCCGCGACGTCGGCGGCGCCGGGCTGGCCTGCATCGTGCACCCGTGGGAGTCCGGCCTGGACAACAGCCCCGCCTGGGACGCGCCGATGGACGCCGTCCCCGCCGACGCCGCGGTGATGCGGGCGTACCGGAGGCACGACACCGCGTACGCCGACGCCGCGCACCGCCCCACGGACCTGGACTACGCGCGCTACGTCGCGATCGTCGACTCCTACCGGGCCCACCGCTACCGCGACGACACCCTGGCCGGTCGGCATCCGTTCCTGGTCGAGTGCCCGCTGTTCAACGCGGCGCTGGGCGCGGCGGAGCACGCGCTGGCCCGGATCGCCGGGGTCGTCGGCGCGGACCCGGGCCCGCACCGGGAGCGCGCCGCCCGGGTCACCGAGGCGCTGGTGCGCCGGCTGTACGACCCGGACACCGGCACCTTCCATCCGCGTGACCTGCGCACCGACCGGCTGCTGCCGGCCCGTACGGTGCTCGGGCTGATGCCGCTGCTCCTGCCCGACCTGCCCGCCCGACAGGTCGAGGCGGTGATCGTCGAGGCGTGCTCGCCGCGATTCGGCCTGGCGGCGCGGATGGAGCGCCCGCTGCCCACCCACGACCGCACCGCGCCGGACTTCGAGCCGCTGCGCTACTGGCGCGGTCCGGCCTGGATGAACACCAGTTGGCTGCTCTGGCGCGGGCTGCTCACCCACGGCCGGCGCGACCTGGCGGCCGGGCTGCGCGAGTCCATGCTGGAGCTGGTGGCCACCGGCGGCTGCCACGAGTACTTCCACCCGGACACCCGGGCGGGGCTCGGGTCGGCGGCGTTCAGCTGGACGGCGTCGCTGCTGCTCGACACCCTCGCCGAGGGCTGA
- a CDS encoding ArsR/SmtB family transcription factor, with protein MSQALTGEPADPTSGDAPAGLDPRTQEFLKALASPTRQRIMMLFARGAELSVGEVAERAGISQATASQQLTLLRRGAVVTARRDGKTVWYRADREGTLAALAELRSYLTTCC; from the coding sequence ATGAGTCAGGCGCTGACCGGAGAGCCGGCGGACCCCACCAGCGGCGACGCCCCCGCCGGACTGGACCCGCGCACGCAGGAGTTCCTCAAGGCCCTGGCCAGCCCCACCCGGCAGCGGATCATGATGCTGTTCGCCCGGGGCGCGGAGCTGTCGGTGGGCGAGGTCGCCGAGCGCGCCGGCATCAGCCAGGCCACGGCGTCGCAGCAGTTGACGCTGCTGCGCCGGGGCGCGGTGGTCACCGCACGCCGTGACGGCAAGACGGTCTGGTACCGGGCCGACCGCGAGGGGACGCTCGCCGCCCTCGCCGAGCTCCGGTCGTACCTGACCACCTGCTGCTGA
- a CDS encoding arsenate reductase ArsC, with the protein MTDTRPHPRADLSVDQHLALHTAAARLAAEFDGSYGPETVERFLHASYDQFATGSTIPHYLPLLAERFARQRLHALARVEGHHLDGRPVVLFLCTHNAGRSQMALGFLTHLAGDRAVAWSGGSEPAGQVSPAAVAAMAERGIDISEEFPKPWTDEVVRAADVVVTMGCGDACPVFPGTRYENWDLDDPAGLDLAGVRPIRDEIERRVRRLLDELRITTS; encoded by the coding sequence ATGACCGACACCCGCCCGCACCCGCGCGCCGACCTCTCCGTCGACCAGCACCTCGCCCTACACACCGCGGCGGCCCGGCTGGCCGCCGAGTTCGACGGCAGCTACGGCCCCGAGACCGTCGAACGGTTCCTGCACGCCAGCTACGACCAGTTCGCCACCGGCAGCACCATCCCCCACTACCTGCCGCTGCTCGCCGAACGCTTCGCCCGTCAGCGGCTGCACGCCCTCGCCCGGGTCGAGGGCCACCACCTCGACGGCCGGCCCGTGGTGCTCTTCCTGTGCACCCACAACGCCGGCCGCTCCCAGATGGCCCTCGGGTTCCTGACCCACCTGGCCGGCGACCGTGCGGTGGCCTGGTCCGGCGGCAGCGAGCCCGCCGGCCAGGTCAGTCCGGCCGCCGTCGCGGCGATGGCCGAACGGGGCATCGACATCTCGGAGGAGTTCCCCAAGCCGTGGACCGACGAGGTCGTCCGGGCCGCCGACGTGGTGGTCACCATGGGCTGTGGGGACGCCTGCCCGGTCTTCCCCGGCACCCGCTACGAGAACTGGGATCTCGACGACCCGGCCGGTCTCGACCTGGCCGGTGTACGACCGATCCGGGACGAGATCGAACGTCGCGTCCGCCGGCTCCTCGACGAGCTGCGGATCACGACGTCGTAG
- a CDS encoding sugar phosphate isomerase/epimerase family protein, with protein MTLPLACQEQLLPGADLPQKFALARALGYDGIELRGRGDLAFARRLPELRRARAEGVVMPTVCVEMDHFIGDFVPALSRDAVANLRSQLSVIAELGGVGAMTPAAWGMFSRRLPPFEPPRSPAGDRQVLVDALGELGEHARAEGVTLFLEPLNRYEDHMVNRLDEAVALCAAVGLPSVRVVADTFHMNIEEDDVHAALRAAAPYLGHVQVSDSNRYQPGAGHLDWPALLRTLGDIGYPGWLAVECRLRGDPVRALQQAATVLRHARPRQAAA; from the coding sequence ATGACCCTGCCACTCGCCTGCCAGGAGCAGTTGCTCCCCGGCGCCGACCTGCCCCAGAAGTTCGCCCTCGCCCGCGCCCTCGGCTACGACGGCATCGAGCTGCGCGGGCGGGGTGACCTCGCGTTCGCCCGCCGCCTGCCGGAGCTGCGCCGGGCCCGCGCCGAGGGGGTGGTCATGCCCACCGTCTGCGTGGAGATGGACCACTTCATCGGCGACTTCGTCCCGGCGCTCTCCCGGGACGCGGTGGCCAACCTGCGCTCCCAGCTGTCCGTCATCGCCGAGCTGGGCGGCGTCGGCGCGATGACCCCGGCCGCCTGGGGGATGTTCTCCCGCCGGCTGCCGCCGTTCGAGCCGCCCCGCTCACCCGCCGGTGACCGGCAGGTGCTCGTCGACGCCCTCGGCGAGCTGGGCGAGCACGCCCGTGCCGAGGGCGTCACCCTCTTCCTCGAACCGCTCAACCGGTACGAGGACCACATGGTCAACCGGCTCGACGAGGCCGTGGCGCTCTGCGCGGCCGTCGGGCTGCCGTCGGTGCGGGTGGTGGCCGACACCTTCCACATGAACATCGAGGAGGACGACGTGCACGCCGCGCTGCGCGCCGCCGCGCCGTACCTGGGGCACGTGCAGGTCAGCGACTCCAACCGGTACCAGCCGGGCGCCGGGCACCTGGACTGGCCGGCGCTGCTGCGCACCCTGGGCGACATCGGCTACCCGGGCTGGCTGGCCGTGGAGTGCCGGCTGCGCGGGGACCCGGTCCGGGCCCTGCAACAGGCGGCCACCGTGCTGCGCCACGCCCGGCCCCGGCAGGCGGCGGCATGA
- a CDS encoding zinc-dependent alcohol dehydrogenase: MSLEPCPTDPLGPGQVRVRTCFSGISAGTELTLFRGSNPRLSKDWDDLTRMFVPRQTPVPYPLVGFGYEEVGEVVEVAADVDDRVPGQLVWGIWGHRAEAVLPAGAVTPLAPGLDPLAAVFARPGAIALTAVLAGDLHLGDWVGIFGQGVIGLLATRLATLSGARVVAVDRVPARLAMAARLGARRTVDAGVESAAGVLRTLSDGRGADVCLELSGAYPALHEAIRATTHAGRVVAAGFYQGGAEGLGLGEEFHHNRIQLVAAQVSGPAPAPGLAGRWSGARIAHTFMDLVAEGSVDPLPLVSHVVDARAVADALALLDRGADDVLQVVLRF; this comes from the coding sequence GTGAGCCTCGAGCCCTGCCCCACCGATCCGCTCGGCCCGGGCCAGGTCCGGGTCCGCACCTGCTTCTCCGGCATCTCCGCCGGCACCGAACTCACCCTGTTCCGGGGCAGCAACCCCCGGCTCAGCAAGGACTGGGACGATCTCACCCGGATGTTCGTCCCCCGGCAGACCCCGGTGCCGTACCCGCTGGTCGGCTTCGGCTACGAGGAGGTCGGCGAGGTCGTCGAGGTGGCGGCCGACGTCGACGACCGCGTCCCGGGGCAGCTCGTCTGGGGCATCTGGGGGCATCGGGCCGAGGCCGTCCTGCCGGCCGGCGCGGTCACCCCGCTCGCCCCCGGGCTCGACCCGCTCGCCGCCGTGTTCGCCCGCCCCGGCGCCATCGCGCTGACCGCCGTCCTCGCCGGCGACCTGCACCTCGGCGACTGGGTCGGGATCTTCGGCCAGGGCGTCATCGGGCTGCTCGCCACCCGGCTCGCCACGCTCTCCGGCGCCCGGGTGGTCGCTGTCGACCGGGTGCCCGCCCGGCTGGCGATGGCCGCCCGCCTCGGCGCGCGACGGACCGTCGACGCCGGCGTCGAGTCCGCGGCCGGCGTGCTGCGTACGCTCAGCGACGGCCGGGGCGCGGACGTCTGCCTGGAGCTGTCCGGGGCGTATCCGGCGCTGCACGAGGCCATCCGCGCCACCACCCACGCCGGCCGCGTCGTGGCGGCCGGCTTCTACCAGGGCGGCGCCGAGGGGCTCGGCCTCGGCGAGGAGTTCCACCACAACCGGATCCAGCTGGTGGCGGCCCAGGTCTCCGGGCCCGCCCCCGCGCCCGGCCTGGCCGGCCGGTGGTCCGGCGCCCGCATCGCCCACACCTTCATGGACCTGGTGGCCGAGGGCAGCGTCGACCCGCTGCCGCTGGTGAGCCACGTCGTGGACGCCCGCGCGGTGGCCGACGCGCTGGCGTTGCTCGACCGCGGTGCCGATGACGTCCTCCAAGTCGTGCTGAGGTTCTGA
- a CDS encoding methyltransferase domain-containing protein gives MEHTRQDTAASTEGEDYTRRLQRLGGARWKQLLDVQAPYRWNLRRLHLGRTLDVGCGLGRNLANLGGDAVGVDHNPTSVAHARAAGHEAYTIEEFFRSPHARPDAFDSLLAAHLLEHLPAAQALEVISSYLPFVRSGGTVVFITPQERGYASDATHVRFVGFDEAAQAARDLGMTVTRQYSFPFPRALGKLFTYNEFITVARVA, from the coding sequence ATGGAACACACACGTCAGGACACCGCGGCGAGCACCGAGGGTGAGGACTACACCCGCCGGCTGCAACGCCTCGGCGGCGCGCGCTGGAAGCAACTGCTCGACGTACAGGCGCCGTACCGGTGGAACCTGCGCCGCCTGCACCTCGGCCGGACCCTCGACGTCGGCTGCGGGCTCGGCCGCAACCTGGCCAACCTCGGCGGCGACGCGGTCGGGGTGGACCACAACCCGACCTCGGTCGCGCACGCCCGGGCCGCCGGGCACGAGGCGTACACGATCGAGGAGTTCTTCCGCTCCCCGCACGCGCGGCCCGACGCCTTCGACTCGCTGCTCGCCGCGCACCTGCTGGAGCACCTGCCGGCCGCCCAGGCGCTGGAGGTCATCTCCTCCTACCTGCCGTTCGTCCGCTCCGGCGGCACCGTCGTCTTCATCACCCCGCAGGAGCGCGGGTACGCCAGCGACGCCACCCACGTCCGGTTCGTCGGGTTCGACGAGGCCGCGCAGGCGGCCCGTGACCTCGGCATGACGGTGACCCGGCAGTACTCGTTCCCGTTCCCGAGGGCGCTCGGCAAGCTCTTCACGTACAACGAGTTCATCACCGTCGCCCGGGTGGCCTGA
- a CDS encoding arsenate reductase/protein-tyrosine-phosphatase family protein: MKTELDSVIARARIHAALGDASRLAIVDALTIGDASPGEIAQTLDLPTNLVAHHVKVLTEAGLVVRARSEGDRRRTYLRLRPEAMAALAAPPLPGVDRVVFVCTHNSARSQLAAALWRRRTHGAAASAGTRPASRVHPRAVAVAHRHRLDLDPTGTAHVDDVVRDDDLVIAVCDNAHEELTGPVRPRLHWSVPDPVRADTDAAFEAAYADLADRVDRLAPAVLLRSQS, from the coding sequence ATGAAAACTGAGCTTGATTCCGTGATCGCGCGGGCCCGGATCCACGCCGCGCTCGGGGACGCCTCACGGCTCGCGATCGTGGACGCGCTCACCATCGGCGACGCCTCGCCCGGCGAGATCGCCCAGACCCTCGACCTGCCGACCAACCTGGTCGCCCACCACGTGAAGGTGCTCACCGAGGCGGGCCTCGTCGTCAGGGCCCGTTCCGAGGGCGACCGACGGCGTACGTACCTGCGACTGCGGCCGGAGGCGATGGCCGCGCTCGCCGCGCCGCCACTGCCCGGGGTGGACCGGGTCGTCTTCGTGTGTACGCACAACTCGGCCCGTTCGCAGCTCGCCGCCGCCCTGTGGCGACGGCGTACCCACGGTGCCGCCGCCTCGGCCGGCACCAGGCCGGCGAGCCGGGTCCACCCCCGGGCGGTGGCGGTCGCCCACCGCCACCGGCTGGACCTCGACCCGACCGGCACCGCGCACGTCGACGACGTCGTCCGCGACGACGACCTGGTGATCGCCGTGTGCGACAACGCCCACGAGGAACTCACCGGACCCGTGCGTCCCCGGCTGCACTGGTCCGTCCCCGACCCGGTCCGGGCCGACACCGACGCGGCGTTCGAAGCCGCGTACGCCGACCTCGCCGACCGCGTCGACCGTCTCGCCCCCGCCGTCCTCCTCCGGAGCCAGTCATGA
- a CDS encoding flavin-containing monooxygenase has protein sequence MTSRTEPVVVVGGGQSGLAAARAARLAGLRPVVLHAGAEPVGSWPDYYDSLTLFSPARHSALPGLAFGGDPDRYPRRDEVVAYLRRYADGLDVDIRTGVRVHAVHPRPDGGYLVRTEAGDEIAAAGVVAAGGSFGNPYLPRLPGQDDYTGELRHVAGYRRPDRYAGRRVVVVGAGNSAVQVAHEIAGYARVTLATRGPVRFLPQRVRGRDLHHWLDVTGLDRLPAAVVRRVVRGATVIDSGVHRAALAAGLITRREMFTAFTPDGVVWSDGAAEPVDAVLFATGYRPDVGYLDPLGLREPGAPRPVGGVYADRPGLVHLGWEFQRSFASNTLRGVGRDAAHVIAALAGHLSGRPGRRAGAPAR, from the coding sequence ATGACGTCACGAACCGAACCCGTGGTGGTCGTCGGCGGCGGCCAGTCCGGCCTCGCCGCCGCCCGGGCCGCCCGCCTCGCCGGCCTGCGACCGGTCGTCCTGCACGCCGGAGCGGAGCCGGTCGGCTCCTGGCCGGACTACTACGACAGTCTCACCCTCTTCTCGCCCGCCCGGCACAGCGCGCTGCCCGGGCTGGCGTTCGGTGGCGACCCCGACCGCTACCCGCGCCGGGACGAGGTCGTGGCGTACCTGCGCCGCTACGCCGACGGCCTCGACGTCGACATCCGCACCGGGGTCCGGGTCCACGCGGTGCACCCGCGTCCCGACGGGGGATACCTGGTCCGTACCGAGGCGGGGGACGAGATCGCCGCGGCGGGGGTGGTCGCCGCTGGCGGATCCTTCGGCAACCCGTACCTGCCGCGCCTGCCGGGCCAGGACGACTACACCGGGGAACTGCGACACGTCGCCGGCTACCGCCGGCCCGACCGGTACGCCGGCCGGCGGGTGGTGGTGGTCGGCGCCGGGAACTCCGCCGTCCAGGTCGCCCACGAGATCGCCGGGTACGCGCGGGTCACCCTCGCCACCCGGGGGCCGGTGCGGTTCCTGCCGCAACGCGTCCGAGGCCGGGACCTGCACCACTGGCTGGACGTCACCGGCCTGGACCGGCTGCCGGCCGCCGTCGTGCGCCGCGTCGTCCGGGGCGCGACGGTGATCGACAGCGGCGTCCACCGGGCCGCCCTCGCCGCCGGGCTGATCACCCGTCGGGAGATGTTCACGGCGTTCACCCCCGACGGTGTCGTCTGGAGCGACGGGGCGGCGGAGCCGGTCGACGCGGTCCTGTTCGCCACCGGCTACCGCCCGGACGTCGGGTACCTCGACCCGCTCGGTCTGCGGGAGCCGGGCGCGCCCCGGCCGGTGGGCGGGGTCTACGCCGACCGTCCGGGCCTCGTCCACCTGGGGTGGGAGTTCCAGCGGTCCTTCGCCTCCAACACCTTGCGCGGGGTCGGCCGGGACGCGGCGCACGTGATCGCCGCGCTCGCCGGGCACCTGTCCGGCCGGCCCGGGCGTCGGGCGGGTGCGCCGGCGCGGTGA
- the eccB gene encoding type VII secretion protein EccB produces the protein MPSRQDQLHSYQFTVQRAVAALVMRETDPAQSPFRRLAGAGLASVLVAAIVLGGFALYGLFAGGGSKWRDPGAVIVEKESGARFVYRDGKLHPVLNYASALLIIGADRSSTVLVSRRSIEGVPRGLPLGIADAPDSLPAPGRLSTTPWTVCSLAPTQADRSAPRSALLIGQDATGGRPAGEEGVLLRHPDGSLHLLWRERRYLLRDTARVLAALAATRERAVPVAPALLNTLPAGADLAPPALSDLGQSSTGVSGAVVGDVYLVRNSGGGRQYAVALRGGLAGITELQAALLMARTGQDEPDPISLGRFAALPKLPALVPTGPAAPPPAPPRLAGVDGGGICVRVGDDGEVDDVRVGAGVPDLAAVARTAPTGRGVLADHVVVEPGRGAVVESVAAPGATGGAISVVTDLGRRYVLADAEVLGMLGYRDVRPLRLPAGLVSLVPAGSPLDPTAARAVAAPA, from the coding sequence ATGCCGTCGCGGCAGGACCAGCTGCACTCGTACCAGTTCACCGTCCAGCGGGCGGTCGCCGCGCTGGTCATGCGGGAGACCGATCCGGCGCAGTCGCCGTTTCGCCGGCTGGCCGGCGCGGGCCTGGCCAGCGTGCTGGTGGCCGCGATCGTCCTCGGTGGCTTCGCCCTCTACGGCCTGTTCGCCGGTGGCGGCAGCAAGTGGCGCGATCCCGGCGCGGTGATCGTGGAGAAGGAGTCCGGCGCCCGGTTCGTCTACCGCGACGGCAAGCTGCACCCGGTGCTCAACTACGCCTCCGCGCTGCTGATCATCGGCGCCGACCGGTCCAGCACCGTGCTGGTCTCCCGCCGGTCCATCGAGGGGGTGCCCCGGGGCCTGCCGCTGGGCATCGCCGACGCGCCGGACTCGCTGCCCGCGCCGGGCCGGCTCTCGACGACCCCCTGGACGGTCTGCTCCCTGGCCCCGACGCAGGCGGACCGGTCGGCCCCCCGCTCGGCGCTGCTGATCGGGCAGGACGCCACCGGCGGACGCCCCGCCGGGGAGGAGGGGGTGCTGCTGCGGCACCCGGACGGCAGCCTGCACCTGCTCTGGCGGGAGCGGCGCTACCTGCTGCGGGACACCGCCCGGGTGCTGGCGGCCCTCGCCGCCACCCGGGAGCGGGCCGTGCCGGTCGCGCCGGCGCTGCTCAACACCCTGCCGGCGGGGGCGGACCTCGCCCCACCGGCCCTGTCCGACCTCGGACAGTCCTCGACCGGGGTGTCCGGCGCGGTGGTCGGTGACGTCTACCTGGTCCGCAACTCCGGTGGTGGTCGCCAGTACGCCGTGGCCCTGCGGGGCGGCCTGGCCGGCATCACCGAGTTGCAGGCGGCCCTGCTGATGGCCCGCACCGGCCAGGACGAGCCCGATCCGATCAGCCTCGGCCGGTTCGCCGCTCTGCCGAAGCTGCCCGCTCTCGTCCCCACCGGCCCCGCCGCCCCGCCGCCCGCCCCGCCCCGCCTGGCCGGCGTCGACGGCGGCGGGATCTGCGTCCGGGTGGGCGACGACGGCGAGGTCGACGACGTACGGGTCGGGGCGGGCGTGCCCGACCTGGCCGCGGTGGCCCGTACCGCTCCCACCGGGCGCGGGGTGCTGGCCGACCACGTGGTGGTGGAGCCCGGCCGGGGCGCGGTCGTCGAGTCCGTCGCGGCGCCCGGCGCCACCGGCGGCGCGATCTCCGTCGTCACCGACCTGGGCCGGCGGTACGTGCTGGCCGACGCGGAGGTGCTGGGCATGCTCGGCTACCGCGACGTGCGCCCGCTGCGGCTGCCGGCCGGGCTGGTCAGCCTGGTGCCGGCGGGCAGCCCGCTCGACCCGACCGCCGCCCGGGCGGTGGCCGCCCCCGCCTGA